GTCTACGACACCGACCTTCTTGCCACACGACGCGATCACGTCCATGTGTTGGCGGATGCCCTCGATGCCGGCGTCCGACCCTTCGGCGCGGCCCGGACCCACGCCCGTCTTCTCCTTCACCCAGTCGGCCGCGTTGCCGACGTTCTCGGCGATCCGGTTCCCGACTTCTTGCAGTTTCTCTTGGGTGCTATTGGCCATGACGGGTTCTCCTTCATGAATGTTAACGGCATTGACTGCCGAGTTCGCGGCTGTAAGTGCCCCGCGAGTGGACTCGTGAAAGTGCAATCGACGTGCCGCCGGGAGGTGCGGAGAAAGCTCCACGTGAATTCTTGGGGTCCAGTAGTTCGCCGATCGCCTTTAACGATCTCACGGACGGCGTGGAGCACGAAATGCACCCTGAAACGGGTTCCAACGCCAATGAGCGCCCCTGAGTTCCCCGTGCACCACCGAGTCGCTCACTGCAGGCGAGCCGAATTCAATCGGCTGACACCGGGAAGAATTGATATTTTTGCAATTATAATATTAAATTTCCGCCGATGTATATCATGTCAGTGCCCGGATGTCGGGATCTCCCGAGGGGCACAGGGAACGGAATCCATTGCGGAGCGCATTCATGCGACGGAACGTGCTGGTGGCAAGTCTGACGGCGTGCGGGTTGGTAACGGCGTGTTCCGCTCCCGTGTTCGCGACGCAGTCAACACCGGTGCGGGCCGCGGTGTTCGTGGACCGGGCCGATGCGACCCGGCCGATGGACGGTGAGGTCTGGTTCTGGAACGGGACGGTTGATCGCCTCACGATCCCGCTCGGACCGACCCGCCTCGATCCCCGGCCGGGCGGACCGTGCGGGATGATCGGAGCACGAAGTTATGACTAACGAGATTCCCCGGAAGCGCTCGAGTGGTCGCTCCCACGAGCAGATCACGAAAGAGGTGGGCGCGCTCGAGCAGGTGGCGACAGAACTGGAGCACATCCCCCGGTGGCCCGGCGCGTATCAAGGACAGTTGCGGGCGATCTACCAAATGCTCCGCGAAAACGATCTCGGTGAAAAGAGAGCGGGCGGCGCGAACCAGATTCTGCACCGCTGCATCGCGATCATCTGGCGGGACGTCCCGGGCGCCCCAATCAGCTACGACCGCGCGTTCTTCGACAGCTAACTTCGGGATCGTGTGAAGCGCGCGGCCGTTCGGTTGCGGTCGGCTTCGCTGGGTCGGGTAAGCACCCCTCGCGCCGCGCCAACCGTGCGACACCGACAGACGACTTTCCCGCGGTCGAGAACCGGGCGCGGCTCTTCCGGTCCCGCCCGCGTGCCCCGGCGCCGCTGGCACGATTTTCCCCACGCCCTGTTCCTACGGAGATCCGGTTTGATTCGCACGGAGTTCCCGGTGACGCGCCGTTCCGAGATTCGCAAGATCGCTTTCGTCGGCGACTACCTGCCGCGGAAGTGTGGGATCGCCACGTTCACGCACGACATGCACGCCTCGGTCGCCGCCCGCTACCCCGATGCCGAGTGCTTCGTGGTTCCGGTCAACGACCGCCCCGAGGGGTACGACTACCCGCCGGAGGTTCGGTTCGAGATCGAAGAACAGAATCTGGACAGTTACCTCCGAACGGCCGACTTCCTGAACTTCGCGAACACCGACGTCGTCTGCCTCCAACACGAGTACGGGATCTACGGCGGCACCTCGGGCAGTCACGTCCTCGGTCTCGTTCGCGACCTCCGCATGCCGGTCGTCACGACCCTTCACACCGTGCTGCGCGAACCGAACGACGATCAAAAGCGCGTGCTCACGGAACTCGCCACCTTGTCCGCGCGCGTCGTGGTCATGACCGAACGCGCGCGGTCATTTCTGCGCGAGATCTACGACGTTCCCGAAGCGAAGATCGACCTGATCGCACACGGCATCCCGGACACGCCGTTCGTCGATCCGAACCCGTTCAAAGAGCAGTTCGGGGTCGAGGGGCGCTTGGTGGCGCTCACGTTCGGGCTGCTTTCGCCGAACAAGGGCATCGAGCACGTGCTCCGGGCGATACCGGAGATCGTTAAATCGTTCCCCAACTTCGTCTACATCGTGCTGGGCGCGACACACCCGGCCCTGGTTCGAGAGCAGGGCGAGCGGTACCGCCTGAGCTTGGAGCGGCTCGCGCGGAACCTGGGAATCGGCAAGCACGTGATCTTCTACAACCGGTTCGTCGAACTGCAGGAGCTGACCGAGTTCATCCGGACCGCCGACGTTTACGTGACCCCGTACCTGAACGCGGCGCAGATCACCTCGGGCACACTGGCCTACGCATTCGGGTGCGGCAAGGCGGTCGTCTCGACCCCCTACTGGCACGCGGAAGAGCTGCTGGCCGACGGGCGCGGCGAAATCGTTCCCTTCGCCGACCCGGGAGCGCTCGCGCGCGCGATCCGCGGACTGCTCGGTGACGAACCGCGCCGCACGGCAATGTGCGAACGGGCGTACCGCTTGGGCCGGGAGATGATCTGGGAGCAGTCGGCGCGCCACTACATGGAGTCGTTCCAGTTGACGCGCCTCGGGCGCCAGCACCAGCCGTGTAAGCCGCTCGCCGTGCGAACGCTCGCCGAGCAGCACGCCGACTTACCCGACTGGCGGCTCGATCACCTCGTGCGGATGTCCGACGCCACCGGGATGCTCCAGCACGCGACGCACACCATTCCCAACTTCGACGAGGGGTACTGCACCGACGACAACGCCCGCGCCCTGTTGCTGACGGTGCTCCTGGACGAACTCGGGCAGGGCGGGCCGGAGATCGAGCGCCTGGCGACGCGGTACGCCGCGTTCCTCCAGGCGGCGTTTAACCCGGCGACGAAACGGTTCCGCAACTTCCTGGGGTTCGACCGGCGCTGGCTCGAAGAGGTCGGGTCGGACGACTCGCACGGGCGCGCGCTCTGGGCGCTGGGCACCTGCGTGGGCCGGTCGCGGCGCCCCGATCTGCCCGCGTGGGCGGCCGGGCACTTCGAGCGCGCGCTACCGGCGATCCTGGAGACGACCTCGCCCCGGGCCTGGGCGTTCAGCCTCCTCGGTATCCGCGAGTACCTCCGCCGGCTCGGTGGGGACCGGCTCGCGGCGCAGGCCCGGGACACCCTCGTCGCGCGGCTGCTCGACATTTACGACCGGACGACCACCCCCGAGTGGCCGTGGTTTGAAGAGATCCTCAGTTACGACGTCGCCCGGTTGCCTCAAGCATTGATCGCCAGTGGTCACGAGAGCGGGAACGCCCGCGCGGTGGAGGTGGGCCTGCAAGCCCTGACCTGGCTGGTCAAGGTCCAGACCGCTCCGCAGGAGCACTTCCGGGCGATCGGCTCCAACGGGTTCTACCGCAAGGGGCACGCCCCCGCACGCTTCGACCAGCAGCCGGTCGAGGCGTGTGCGACGGTCTCCGCGTGCCTGGAGGCGTACCGCGTTACCGCGGACGCGAACTGGCTGAACGAGGCCCGCTCCGCGTTCGAGTGGTTCCTGGGGCGCAACGACCTGGGCCAAGAACTGTACGACCCGCGGACCGGCGGGTGCGGCGACGGGCTCCAGGAGGACCGGATCAACCGGAACCAGGGGGCCGAATCGACGCTCGCGTTCCTGCTCTCCCTCGCCGAGATGAACCTGCTGGAAAGCTCACTGGCGGCGTTCCGTCAGGCGCGGTAGGGTGCCACACCGGGAAGGATGAAGGACGAAACGCCCTTCGGCCCCTGGTCGAGTGGGCACGGGACCGGTCCGCGGATCACGGACCGGTTGTCTGGCACTCTATTTCATCCTTCATCCTCCGTCTTTCAGCTTTAGAAATATGGACGTCAAGCGCACCGGGGTCACCCTCCGGCCCACCAATTCCCGCGTCGTGATCCGGCCGTTCGAGGTACCGAACGACAACCGCGTCGAGAAGATCATCGCCCGCGTCGCGGCGCTCGCCGAGGCGGACGTCGAGCGGCTGCTGGAGGGCGTGATGCAGGACTTCCGCCTGCGCCACCAGCGCACCCGCGAGTTCTTCCTGCACCGGTTCGAGCAGGTCCGCAAACACCTGCTGACCGACCAACCGCTCAGCGAGAACCGGCGCCTGCTCATCGGCTCGTACTTCACACTGGAGTACGCGCTGGAATCGGCGGCGCTGTTCAACCCGTCGATGGTGTGGCACCCCGATCAGTCGGGCCTGCCCGTGGGGAGCCGCCGGTTCATTGTCAGCCTGCGGGCGACCGGTGAGGGGCACATCTCGTCGATCACGTTTCGGTCCGGTGTGATCGACTCCGCGAACCAGATCAAGATCGACGAGCCGACGCGGTTCGTGGTGGCCCCGGACCTGGTCCCGAACGTCCTCTACGAAAAACCCCTATTCTACCGCAAATTGACCGAACTGGGGATCGATGGGCCGTTCACCGATCTGGTCATGGCCGCGCTGGGCGAGACGTTCCCGCTCGACGACCTGAGCCGCGCGGTGCGGAACGTGTTGCGCCACAACCGGGCGCGGCAGCACGAGTTCGAGCCGATCGCGCAGACGATGGTGGTGCTGGCGCGGGCCAACTACGAGGTCCGCTTCGACGCGCGGTTGAACGTGTCGGAGCGGATCATCTTCCCGTCGTCGCCGACCGAGACCAACGGCATCGAGGACGCGCGGTTCGTGCGGTTCACGCACCCCGACGGGCGCGCCTGTTACTACGCCACCTACACCGCTTACGACGGCCGGGTGACGCTCCCGCAGATGCTCGAAACCGAAGACTTCCTGCACTTCAAAGTGAGCACACTGAACGGGCCGGAGGTGAAGAACAAGGGGTTCGCACTGTTCCCGCGCATGGTCAACGGGCAGTACGCGATGCTGTCGCGCCAGGACAACGAGAACATCTTCCTGATGTACTCGGACATGCCGCACTTCTGGTACACGAAGGAGTTGCTCGCGAAGCCGACGTACCCGTGGGAGTTCGTGCAGTTGGGGAACTGCGGGTCACCGATCGAGACGGAAGCCGGGTGGCTGGTGCTGACGCACGGGGTGGGTCCGATGCGGAAGTACGCGATGGGGGCGTTCCTGCTCGACTTGAACGACCCGGCGCGGGTGATCGGTCGGCTGGAGGCGCCGTTGCTCGAGCCCAACGCGGACGAGCGCGAGGGCTACGTGCCGAACGTCGTCTACAGTTGCGGTGCGGCCCTGCACGGGCGCGAGCTGGTCATTCCCTACGCGATGTCGGACTACGCGAGCACGTTCGCCACCGTTCCACTCGACGACGTGCTCAACGCCATGACACGGGCGTGAAACGGTACCGTTAGTCCGCGGTGCTCATCGCGGCGAGCAGGTCCGCTAAAGAAAATTCCGCGATTGCGGTGACCGCATCGGCGGCACCGTAGTAGACGAGCACCGATTCCCCGTCCCGTACCAGACCGGTCGGGAAGACCACGTTCGGCACGAAGCCCGTGCGCTCGAAATCGGTCTCGGGGCGCATGAACGGCTCCGCGGTCCGCTTCAGTACGCGGGTCGGATCGTTCGCATCGAGCAAAAGCGCACCGCCGTAATAGGTGCCGACTTCGCCCGGGCGCGTGGGGCGCTGGTTCCCGTGGTAGATCGCGAGCCACCCGTCCGGGACGCGAACCGGAGGTGGCCCCGCGCCCACGCGCCCGGATTGCCACTCCCCTCCCGATAGTGTCAGCGGAGTGTGCGCGCCCCAGTGAATCAAGTCGGGCGACCGCGCCACCCACATCTCGGGTCGGGTGAACGGCGTACCGCAGACCGGGCGGTGCAGAGCCGTGAAGTTCCCACCGACCGGTTCCGGGAACAGGACAACATCTTTGTTCTCGGGGCAGAAAATCACCCCGTGGCGCTCGAACGTGCGGAAGTCGGAGGTGCTCGCGAGTGCGGTCGCCGGACCGTGGCGCGACACCGCGACGTAGGTGAAGTAGAACCGGTCGTTCACCGCCGTGATGCGCGGGTCTTCGACCCCGAACTCTTCGAGTTCGCTCTGCGGGCCGAACGTAACTCCCGTGGCTTCGCGGACCGATCGGCCGTCCCCGCAGCGAACGACGCAGAGGTGCGAAATGAACGTGAGCCGCACCAATCCGTCGGACTTCCGTCGGACCACGCGCGGGTCGACGATGTCGAGTTCCGCGTCGGGCACCCAATCGACCATCAACCCTTCGACCGCGTCCCAACGGGGCAAACCGGTGAAGCCGGGGCGCACCTCGCGCGGGCGCTCGGCCACTCGCACCAGGAGCACGACCTCGTCACCCGCGCGAACCGCACCCGGGTTGAAGGCGCCGACAACCTCGAAGTCGGCGCGCGACGCGCGCAGGTCTTCGGGCCGGAGCAGGAGTCGCGTGGAGAGTCGCTGAAGGGTCATGGCTCGGTTCCGCGCCCTCGGCGGGCGCTCGTTCGTTATCAGTCGCGGCAAGGAACTCAGTTCGCGCAGCAGAAAACCTGCCCCGGACACAACCTCTGGAGCCAATGCGTTTTCGGATAATCGGAGATCAGTAGCGGTCGCCCGATTCGCTCCGGCTTTCTCACCCAAGCCCCGGACCGCGTGCCCTTTGGTTGTGGGCACCAGAGCGATGATGCGGGGGCGCGGACGTCGAGCGCGGCCCGCGGGAATACGTTCAGCGACCACATGTGGTCGCTGAAACCTCGGCTCTGAACCCGCAAGGCAATACGGTCGGATCTCAATCGATCGGTGATTATTCCGCCTTCCCGGCGAGTGCGGCTTCTTTCGTCGGCCCGAAGCCCACGTTCGACTCGGACTCGTACCGCACCTCGTTCCCGTTGAACTTCAGGCGCACGGTAGTGACGAACGGCGTTTCCGTGAAACAGATTTTCGCCGTCAGCGTGTCGTCCGCGGTCCAGGCGCAGGCCGCCGCGGACGGCTGCTCGGCGATGCGCCCCCACGCCGTGCGGCCCTTCACCCACGCCCCGGCCCCGCACTCGATGCGCCGGTCCGCGCCCCCGACGCGCGCCACCAGCGTAACCGCGCCGTCCTTTCCGCCTTCGAGCGTTACCGACTCCAGTTTCGCGTCGTTGCTCGGGAACACGAACTTCTTGCCCGCGACTTTGGGCGCGGTCCCCTTCCCTTCTGGTACGTGCAGGGTCAGCCCCTTCAGAGTGCTCGCCAGCTTCTTGGCGGCCTCCTCATCGGGCGTCAGCGCGCCCGGCTTCATCGCCGGGAGGAGTTTGTCCCAGACCAGGTTCAGAACGGCCTGCATGTCCTTCACGCCGGCGGTGATGGCAATGACCGCGTCCTGTTCGGGGAGCACGATGCAATACTGGCCGAAGGCACCGTCGCCGCGGTAGGCCCCGTTGCGGCACCGCCAGAACTGGTACCCGTACCCCTGGTCCCAGTCGCTCTTCGGGCTGCTCCCGTTGGACGTTTGCCGGGCGGTTGCTGCATCGACCCACGCTTCCGGCACGAGTTGTTTGCCGTTCCACTTGCCCTTTTGCAGGTAGAGTTGGCCGAACTTGGCGATGTCCTCGGTCCGCACGCTCAGACCGTACCCGCCGGTCGAGATCCCCTGCGGGCTGGTTTCCCAGGTCGGCTTCGCGATGCCCAGGGGGTCGAAGAGGCGCGGCTTCAGGTAATCGAGCACGGTCTGGCCGGTCGCCTGCTGAACCGCGGCCGAAAGCATGTACGTGGCCGACGTGTTGTACAGGAAGTGCGTACCCGGCTTGAACGGGACCGTCTGGGCGAGGAACGTCTTGGCCCACGACTCGCCCGCCTTGCGCGGCGGTTCGGTCTGGTGCCCGGTGGACATGCGGAGCAGGTCGCTCAGGCGCATGTTCTTAAGGTTGGTGGAGGGATCGGCCGGGGCTTCGTCGGGGAAAAACTTCAGCACCGGGTCGTCCGTGCTCAGTTTCCCCTCGGCCGCGGCCAGCCCGACCGCCGTCGAGGTGAAGCTCTTGCTCAGCGAGAACAGCATGTGCGGCGTTTCAGCCGCGTATGGCCCCCACCACCCCTCGGCGACGACGTGACCGCGGCGCACGAGCATGAAGCTGTGGAGCCCATCAATGTCCTTGTCGGCCGCTTCGATGAACGCGCGGACGGCCGGGGACGAGACGCCCTGGGCCTCGGGGCTGCTGCGCGGCAGGTCCGCCCCGACCGCGGGGACCGCAGTCAGTGCGAACAGAGCGACGCCGGCGAGAGTTCTCATAGCGTGGCCTCGGAAGAGGGTGGGAAGAGCGCCCCGCGTGCCGAACTCGGGAGCCGCACACGGGACGTCATCGGCTTAGCCCCCGGGACCGACCGCGGCCAGATGGCTCCATTCGTGCGTCATTATGAACAACCGTCCAGAACCGAACTCGTTCGGACATTTTTTCGATTTCCCATTTCGGTTTTCGGCGCCGCCGTTGGCTACTAAAGGAGAGTGAAGAGAACTACACATTCGGAGGGGTCATGGGCCGGGACGTTCCCCGCGGGCTCGCTCACCACATCCGCGACCTGACCGGGTTGTGGCGGGCCGATCCGCGCGCCGACGGCGAACTGCTCTCCGCGTTCGTTGGCGGTGACGGGGGCGCGTTCGCGGTACTGGTGGTCCGTCACGGCAAGCCCGTATGGGCGACGTGCCAGCGCGTTCTCGGCAACGAGGCGGACGCCGAAGATGCGTTCCAGGCGACGTTTATTGCTCTCGCGCGAAAGGCCTCTCAGGTCCGTTCCGAATCGGTCGCCGGGTGGCTGCAAAAGGTGTCGCGCGAAGTCGCTCTCAACGCGCGCAAAGCCGCCCAGCGCCGCGACGCGGCCCAATCGCGCCTGTGTGAACGTGCCGTTCCGCAAAACGAAGACGCACTGGACGAAGAACTGCGTGCGGCCGTCACCGAGGAAGTTTCGCGCTTACCCGAGCGGCTCCGGGTTCCGCTCACGCTGTACTACGTCGAAGGGAAAACGCAGGCCGAAGTCGGCCGCATCCTCGGGGTCACCGATCGCGCTGCGGCCCACCGCCTGAAGCAAGGCGTGAAGCTCCTGCGGGACCGCCTCGCCCGGCGCGGGGTCGCGGTCGCGGCCAGTGCCCTGGCCGCCGTTCTCGGTAACGTCCCGATCGCGGCCGCGGTCCCGAACGGCTTGGTCGCGCACACGACCCAGATGGCCCTGGCGATTGCCGCGGGCGCGCCCGCACAAACGACGGCGGCTCAACTCGCTCTCGGCGTAACTCAAACAACGACGTGGACGCGGTTGAAGTTGTGTTCGCTCCTGCTGATTCCGGCACTGAGCACGATCGTCGGGGCCGTTTTTCTCTCTCAACACCCC
The Gemmata palustris DNA segment above includes these coding regions:
- a CDS encoding DUF2171 domain-containing protein, translating into MANSTQEKLQEVGNRIAENVGNAADWVKEKTGVGPGRAEGSDAGIEGIRQHMDVIASCGKKVGVVDKVEGGAIKLTKDSCSDGQHHFLPTSMVDHVDRHVHLNKNSEEAMKWATTDASTCGLCG
- a CDS encoding glycosyltransferase family 4 protein is translated as MTRRSEIRKIAFVGDYLPRKCGIATFTHDMHASVAARYPDAECFVVPVNDRPEGYDYPPEVRFEIEEQNLDSYLRTADFLNFANTDVVCLQHEYGIYGGTSGSHVLGLVRDLRMPVVTTLHTVLREPNDDQKRVLTELATLSARVVVMTERARSFLREIYDVPEAKIDLIAHGIPDTPFVDPNPFKEQFGVEGRLVALTFGLLSPNKGIEHVLRAIPEIVKSFPNFVYIVLGATHPALVREQGERYRLSLERLARNLGIGKHVIFYNRFVELQELTEFIRTADVYVTPYLNAAQITSGTLAYAFGCGKAVVSTPYWHAEELLADGRGEIVPFADPGALARAIRGLLGDEPRRTAMCERAYRLGREMIWEQSARHYMESFQLTRLGRQHQPCKPLAVRTLAEQHADLPDWRLDHLVRMSDATGMLQHATHTIPNFDEGYCTDDNARALLLTVLLDELGQGGPEIERLATRYAAFLQAAFNPATKRFRNFLGFDRRWLEEVGSDDSHGRALWALGTCVGRSRRPDLPAWAAGHFERALPAILETTSPRAWAFSLLGIREYLRRLGGDRLAAQARDTLVARLLDIYDRTTTPEWPWFEEILSYDVARLPQALIASGHESGNARAVEVGLQALTWLVKVQTAPQEHFRAIGSNGFYRKGHAPARFDQQPVEACATVSACLEAYRVTADANWLNEARSAFEWFLGRNDLGQELYDPRTGGCGDGLQEDRINRNQGAESTLAFLLSLAEMNLLESSLAAFRQAR
- a CDS encoding glycoside hydrolase family 130 protein, which translates into the protein MDVKRTGVTLRPTNSRVVIRPFEVPNDNRVEKIIARVAALAEADVERLLEGVMQDFRLRHQRTREFFLHRFEQVRKHLLTDQPLSENRRLLIGSYFTLEYALESAALFNPSMVWHPDQSGLPVGSRRFIVSLRATGEGHISSITFRSGVIDSANQIKIDEPTRFVVAPDLVPNVLYEKPLFYRKLTELGIDGPFTDLVMAALGETFPLDDLSRAVRNVLRHNRARQHEFEPIAQTMVVLARANYEVRFDARLNVSERIIFPSSPTETNGIEDARFVRFTHPDGRACYYATYTAYDGRVTLPQMLETEDFLHFKVSTLNGPEVKNKGFALFPRMVNGQYAMLSRQDNENIFLMYSDMPHFWYTKELLAKPTYPWEFVQLGNCGSPIETEAGWLVLTHGVGPMRKYAMGAFLLDLNDPARVIGRLEAPLLEPNADEREGYVPNVVYSCGAALHGRELVIPYAMSDYASTFATVPLDDVLNAMTRA
- a CDS encoding glycoside hydrolase family 130 protein — encoded protein: MTLQRLSTRLLLRPEDLRASRADFEVVGAFNPGAVRAGDEVVLLVRVAERPREVRPGFTGLPRWDAVEGLMVDWVPDAELDIVDPRVVRRKSDGLVRLTFISHLCVVRCGDGRSVREATGVTFGPQSELEEFGVEDPRITAVNDRFYFTYVAVSRHGPATALASTSDFRTFERHGVIFCPENKDVVLFPEPVGGNFTALHRPVCGTPFTRPEMWVARSPDLIHWGAHTPLTLSGGEWQSGRVGAGPPPVRVPDGWLAIYHGNQRPTRPGEVGTYYGGALLLDANDPTRVLKRTAEPFMRPETDFERTGFVPNVVFPTGLVRDGESVLVYYGAADAVTAIAEFSLADLLAAMSTAD
- a CDS encoding serine hydrolase domain-containing protein, whose translation is MRTLAGVALFALTAVPAVGADLPRSSPEAQGVSSPAVRAFIEAADKDIDGLHSFMLVRRGHVVAEGWWGPYAAETPHMLFSLSKSFTSTAVGLAAAEGKLSTDDPVLKFFPDEAPADPSTNLKNMRLSDLLRMSTGHQTEPPRKAGESWAKTFLAQTVPFKPGTHFLYNTSATYMLSAAVQQATGQTVLDYLKPRLFDPLGIAKPTWETSPQGISTGGYGLSVRTEDIAKFGQLYLQKGKWNGKQLVPEAWVDAATARQTSNGSSPKSDWDQGYGYQFWRCRNGAYRGDGAFGQYCIVLPEQDAVIAITAGVKDMQAVLNLVWDKLLPAMKPGALTPDEEAAKKLASTLKGLTLHVPEGKGTAPKVAGKKFVFPSNDAKLESVTLEGGKDGAVTLVARVGGADRRIECGAGAWVKGRTAWGRIAEQPSAAACAWTADDTLTAKICFTETPFVTTVRLKFNGNEVRYESESNVGFGPTKEAALAGKAE